Proteins encoded together in one Chaetodon auriga isolate fChaAug3 chromosome 20, fChaAug3.hap1, whole genome shotgun sequence window:
- the fbxo11b gene encoding F-box only protein 11 isoform X1, producing MNSVRATNRRPRRVSRPRPVQPERNNGDRDEEAPAAAAAEMAIEESGPGAQNSPYQLRRKTLLPKRTAAASATASACPSKGPMEGASTSSTEAFGHRAKRARVSGKSHDLPAAPAEQYLQQKLPDEVVLKIFSYLLEQDLCQAACVCKRFSQLANDPILWKRLYMEVFEYTRPMMHPEPGRFYQVSPEEHEHPNPWKESFQQLYKGAHVKPGFAEHFYSNPGRYKGRENMLYYDTIEDALGGVQEAHFDGLIFVHSGIYTDEWIYIESPITMIGAAPGKVADKVVIENTRDSTFVFMEGSEDAYVGYMTIKFNPDDKSAQHHNAHHCLEITVNCSPNIDHCIIRSTCTVGSAVCVSGQGACPTIKHCNISDCENVGLYITDHAQGIYEDNEISNNALAGIWVKNHGNPIIRRNHIHHGRDVGVFTFDHGMGYFENCNIHRNRIAGFEVKAYANPTVVRCEIHHGQTGGIYVHEKGRGQFIENKIYANNFAGVWITSNSDPTIRGNAIFNGNQGGVYIFGDGRGLIESNDIYGNALAGIQIRTNSCPIVRHNKIHDGQHGGIYVHEKGQGVIEENEVYSNTLAGVWVTTGSTPVLRKNRIHSGKQVGVYFYDNGHGVLEDNDIYNHMYSGVQIRTGSNPKIRRNKIWGGQNGGILVYNSGLGFIEDNEIFDNAMAGVWIKTDSNPTLRRNKIHDGRDGGICIFNGGRGLLEENDIFRNAQAGVLISTNSHPILRKNRIFDGFAAGIEITNHATATLEGNQIFNNRFGGLFLASGVNVTMKDNKILNNQDAIEKAVSRGQCLYKISSYTSYPMHDFYRCHTCNTTDRNAICVNCIKKCHQGHDVEFIRHDRFFCDCGAGTLSNPCTLAGEPTHDTDTLYDSAPPIESNTLQHN from the exons ATGAACTCCGTCAGAGCCACCAACAGGAGACCCAGGCGAGTGTCGAGGCCGCGCCCGGTGCAGCCCGAACGGAACAACGGGGATAGAG ATGAGGaggctcctgcagcagctgcagcagagatggcTATTGAGGAGTCCGGCCCAGGAGCTCAGAACAGTCCCTACCAGCTTCGGCGCAAGACCCTGCTTCCCAAGAGAACCGCTGCTGCCTCTGCCACCGCCTCTGCCTGCCCCAGCAAGGGCCCAATGGAG GGAGCTTCCACTTCATCAACAGAGGCCTTTGGCCATCGAGCCAAGCGGGCACGAGTGTCCGGTAAGAGCCACGACCTGCCAG cagccccAGCAGAGCAATATCTGCAGCAGAAGCTTCCAGATGAGGTTGTTTTGAAGATCTTCTCCTACTTACTGGAACAGGACCTCTGTCAGGCAGCTTGTGTTTGCAAAAGATTCAGCCAGCTTGCCAACGACCCCATCCTATG GAAGCGCCTATACATGGAGGTGTTTGAGTACACACGTCCCATGATGCACCCTGAGCCAGGCAGGTTCTACCAAGTCAGCCCAGAGGAGCATGAACACCCAAACCCCTGGAAGGAGAGCTTTCAACAGCTG TACAAAGGTGCTCATGTAAAACCAGGCTTCGCTGAGCATTTCTACAGTAACCCCGGCAGATACAAAGGCAGGGAGAACATGCTG TATTATGACACCATTGAGGATGCGCTGGGTGGAGTACAAGAGGCCCACTTTGACGGTCTAATCTTCGTCCACTCTGGCATCTATACAGACGAGTGGATTTATATAGAGTCCCCCATCACGATGATTGGTGCAG CTCCTGGTAAAGTAGCAGACAAGGTGGTGATAGAGAATACTAGAGACTCGACGTTTGTCTTCATGGAGGGCTCAGAGGATGCCTACGTGGGATACATGACCATCAAG TTTAATCCCGATGATAAGTCAGCGCAGCACCATAACGCCCACCACTGTCTGGAGATCACCGTCAACTGCAGCCCCAACATCGACCACTGCATCATTCGCTCCACGTGCACAG TGGGTTCAGCGGTGTGTGTGAGCGGCCAGGGAGCGTGTCCAACCATCAAACACTGCAACATCAGTGACTGTGAGAACGTTGGACTGTACATTACAGACCACGCACAG GGCATTTATGAAGACAATGAAATCAGCAACAACGCACTAGCAGGAATTTGGGTGAAAAACCACGGCAATCCCATCATTAGACGTAACCACATCCACCATGGACGAGATGTTGGAGTGTTCACCTTCGATCACGGCATG ggttACTTTGAGAACTGCAACATCCATAGAAACCGTATAGCAGGCTTTGAGGTGAAGGCCTACGCCAACCCCACGGTGGTGCGCTGTGAGATCCACCATGGCCAAACAGGAGGCATCTACGTCCACGAGAAGGGGCGGGGGCAGTTTATAGAGAACAAAATCTATGCCAATAACTTCGCTGGTGTGTGGATCACGTCCAACAGTGACCCGACGATACG ggGAAACGCTATATTCAATGGTAACCAAGGAGGGGTGTACATATTTGGAGATGGTCGGGGTTTGATAGAGAGTAATGACATCTATGGTAACGCCTTGGCCGGAATCCAGATCCGAACCAACAGCTGCCCCATTGTACGGCACAACAAGATCCACGATGGGCAACATGGGGGCATCTATGTG CATGAGAAAGGCCAGGGCGTGATCGAGGAGAACGAGGTTTACAGCAACACACTGGCTGGAGTCTGGGTGACCACAGGCAGCACTCCTGTCCTCCGCAAGAACCGCATCCACAGCGGCAAACAG gTTGGCGTGTATTTCTATGACAATGGGCACGGTGTGTTGGAAGACAATGATATCTACAATCACATGTACTCTGGTGTGCAAATAAG GACGGGGAGCAACCCAAAGATCAGGCGCAACAAGATCTGGGGAGGCCAGAATGGAGGGATTTTAGTCTACAACTCAG GGCTGGGCTTCATCGAGGACAACGAGATCTTTGACAACGCCATGGCCGGGGTGTGGATCAAGACGGACAGCAACCCCACACTGAGACGGAATAAGATTCATGACGGCAGAGACGGAGGCATCTGCATCTTCAATGGAGGCAGAG gtctgctggaggagaacgACATCTTCAGGAACGCTCAGGCCGGCGTGCTGATCAGCACCAACAGCCATCCAATACTCCGCAAGAACCGCATTTTTGACGGCTTCGCTGCAG GTATTGAAATCACTAACCACGCCACAGCCACGCTGGAGGGCAACCAGATCTTCAACAATCGCTTCGGAGGCCTGTTTCTGGCGTCCGGCGTCAACGTCACCATGAAAG ATAACAAGATTCTGAATAACCAGGACGCCATTGAAAAGGCAGTGAGCAGAGGACAGTGTCTCTACAAGATCTCCAGCTACACCAGTTACCCCATGCACGACTTCTACAG GTGTCACACTTGTAATACAACAGATAGGAACGCCATCTGTGTAAACTGCATCAAAAAATGCCACCAAGGGCACGATGTAGAGTTTATACGGCACGATCG GTTTTTCTGCGACTGCGGAGCGGGAACGTTGTCCAACCCGTGCACGCTGGCCGGAGAGCCCACACACGACACAGACACTCTGTATGACTCAGCGCCGCCCATCGAGTCCAACACGCTGCAACATAACTGA
- the fbxo11b gene encoding F-box only protein 11 isoform X3: MNSVRATNRRPRRVSRPRPVQPERNNGDRDEEAPAAAAAEMAIEESGPGAQNSPYQLRRKTLLPKRTAAASATASACPSKGPMEGASTSSTEAFGHRAKRARVSAAPAEQYLQQKLPDEVVLKIFSYLLEQDLCQAACVCKRFSQLANDPILWKRLYMEVFEYTRPMMHPEPGRFYQVSPEEHEHPNPWKESFQQLYKGAHVKPGFAEHFYSNPGRYKGRENMLYYDTIEDALGGVQEAHFDGLIFVHSGIYTDEWIYIESPITMIGAAPGKVADKVVIENTRDSTFVFMEGSEDAYVGYMTIKFNPDDKSAQHHNAHHCLEITVNCSPNIDHCIIRSTCTVGSAVCVSGQGACPTIKHCNISDCENVGLYITDHAQGIYEDNEISNNALAGIWVKNHGNPIIRRNHIHHGRDVGVFTFDHGMGYFENCNIHRNRIAGFEVKAYANPTVVRCEIHHGQTGGIYVHEKGRGQFIENKIYANNFAGVWITSNSDPTIRGNAIFNGNQGGVYIFGDGRGLIESNDIYGNALAGIQIRTNSCPIVRHNKIHDGQHGGIYVHEKGQGVIEENEVYSNTLAGVWVTTGSTPVLRKNRIHSGKQVGVYFYDNGHGVLEDNDIYNHMYSGVQIRTGSNPKIRRNKIWGGQNGGILVYNSGLGFIEDNEIFDNAMAGVWIKTDSNPTLRRNKIHDGRDGGICIFNGGRGLLEENDIFRNAQAGVLISTNSHPILRKNRIFDGFAAGIEITNHATATLEGNQIFNNRFGGLFLASGVNVTMKDNKILNNQDAIEKAVSRGQCLYKISSYTSYPMHDFYRCHTCNTTDRNAICVNCIKKCHQGHDVEFIRHDRFFCDCGAGTLSNPCTLAGEPTHDTDTLYDSAPPIESNTLQHN, translated from the exons ATGAACTCCGTCAGAGCCACCAACAGGAGACCCAGGCGAGTGTCGAGGCCGCGCCCGGTGCAGCCCGAACGGAACAACGGGGATAGAG ATGAGGaggctcctgcagcagctgcagcagagatggcTATTGAGGAGTCCGGCCCAGGAGCTCAGAACAGTCCCTACCAGCTTCGGCGCAAGACCCTGCTTCCCAAGAGAACCGCTGCTGCCTCTGCCACCGCCTCTGCCTGCCCCAGCAAGGGCCCAATGGAG GGAGCTTCCACTTCATCAACAGAGGCCTTTGGCCATCGAGCCAAGCGGGCACGAGTGTCCG cagccccAGCAGAGCAATATCTGCAGCAGAAGCTTCCAGATGAGGTTGTTTTGAAGATCTTCTCCTACTTACTGGAACAGGACCTCTGTCAGGCAGCTTGTGTTTGCAAAAGATTCAGCCAGCTTGCCAACGACCCCATCCTATG GAAGCGCCTATACATGGAGGTGTTTGAGTACACACGTCCCATGATGCACCCTGAGCCAGGCAGGTTCTACCAAGTCAGCCCAGAGGAGCATGAACACCCAAACCCCTGGAAGGAGAGCTTTCAACAGCTG TACAAAGGTGCTCATGTAAAACCAGGCTTCGCTGAGCATTTCTACAGTAACCCCGGCAGATACAAAGGCAGGGAGAACATGCTG TATTATGACACCATTGAGGATGCGCTGGGTGGAGTACAAGAGGCCCACTTTGACGGTCTAATCTTCGTCCACTCTGGCATCTATACAGACGAGTGGATTTATATAGAGTCCCCCATCACGATGATTGGTGCAG CTCCTGGTAAAGTAGCAGACAAGGTGGTGATAGAGAATACTAGAGACTCGACGTTTGTCTTCATGGAGGGCTCAGAGGATGCCTACGTGGGATACATGACCATCAAG TTTAATCCCGATGATAAGTCAGCGCAGCACCATAACGCCCACCACTGTCTGGAGATCACCGTCAACTGCAGCCCCAACATCGACCACTGCATCATTCGCTCCACGTGCACAG TGGGTTCAGCGGTGTGTGTGAGCGGCCAGGGAGCGTGTCCAACCATCAAACACTGCAACATCAGTGACTGTGAGAACGTTGGACTGTACATTACAGACCACGCACAG GGCATTTATGAAGACAATGAAATCAGCAACAACGCACTAGCAGGAATTTGGGTGAAAAACCACGGCAATCCCATCATTAGACGTAACCACATCCACCATGGACGAGATGTTGGAGTGTTCACCTTCGATCACGGCATG ggttACTTTGAGAACTGCAACATCCATAGAAACCGTATAGCAGGCTTTGAGGTGAAGGCCTACGCCAACCCCACGGTGGTGCGCTGTGAGATCCACCATGGCCAAACAGGAGGCATCTACGTCCACGAGAAGGGGCGGGGGCAGTTTATAGAGAACAAAATCTATGCCAATAACTTCGCTGGTGTGTGGATCACGTCCAACAGTGACCCGACGATACG ggGAAACGCTATATTCAATGGTAACCAAGGAGGGGTGTACATATTTGGAGATGGTCGGGGTTTGATAGAGAGTAATGACATCTATGGTAACGCCTTGGCCGGAATCCAGATCCGAACCAACAGCTGCCCCATTGTACGGCACAACAAGATCCACGATGGGCAACATGGGGGCATCTATGTG CATGAGAAAGGCCAGGGCGTGATCGAGGAGAACGAGGTTTACAGCAACACACTGGCTGGAGTCTGGGTGACCACAGGCAGCACTCCTGTCCTCCGCAAGAACCGCATCCACAGCGGCAAACAG gTTGGCGTGTATTTCTATGACAATGGGCACGGTGTGTTGGAAGACAATGATATCTACAATCACATGTACTCTGGTGTGCAAATAAG GACGGGGAGCAACCCAAAGATCAGGCGCAACAAGATCTGGGGAGGCCAGAATGGAGGGATTTTAGTCTACAACTCAG GGCTGGGCTTCATCGAGGACAACGAGATCTTTGACAACGCCATGGCCGGGGTGTGGATCAAGACGGACAGCAACCCCACACTGAGACGGAATAAGATTCATGACGGCAGAGACGGAGGCATCTGCATCTTCAATGGAGGCAGAG gtctgctggaggagaacgACATCTTCAGGAACGCTCAGGCCGGCGTGCTGATCAGCACCAACAGCCATCCAATACTCCGCAAGAACCGCATTTTTGACGGCTTCGCTGCAG GTATTGAAATCACTAACCACGCCACAGCCACGCTGGAGGGCAACCAGATCTTCAACAATCGCTTCGGAGGCCTGTTTCTGGCGTCCGGCGTCAACGTCACCATGAAAG ATAACAAGATTCTGAATAACCAGGACGCCATTGAAAAGGCAGTGAGCAGAGGACAGTGTCTCTACAAGATCTCCAGCTACACCAGTTACCCCATGCACGACTTCTACAG GTGTCACACTTGTAATACAACAGATAGGAACGCCATCTGTGTAAACTGCATCAAAAAATGCCACCAAGGGCACGATGTAGAGTTTATACGGCACGATCG GTTTTTCTGCGACTGCGGAGCGGGAACGTTGTCCAACCCGTGCACGCTGGCCGGAGAGCCCACACACGACACAGACACTCTGTATGACTCAGCGCCGCCCATCGAGTCCAACACGCTGCAACATAACTGA
- the fbxo11b gene encoding F-box only protein 11 isoform X2: MNSVRATNRRPRRVSRPRPVQPERNNGDRDEEAPAAAAAEMAIEESGPGAQNSPYQLRRKTLLPKRTAAASATASACPSKGPMEGASTSSTEAFGHRAKRARVSGKSHDLPAPAEQYLQQKLPDEVVLKIFSYLLEQDLCQAACVCKRFSQLANDPILWKRLYMEVFEYTRPMMHPEPGRFYQVSPEEHEHPNPWKESFQQLYKGAHVKPGFAEHFYSNPGRYKGRENMLYYDTIEDALGGVQEAHFDGLIFVHSGIYTDEWIYIESPITMIGAAPGKVADKVVIENTRDSTFVFMEGSEDAYVGYMTIKFNPDDKSAQHHNAHHCLEITVNCSPNIDHCIIRSTCTVGSAVCVSGQGACPTIKHCNISDCENVGLYITDHAQGIYEDNEISNNALAGIWVKNHGNPIIRRNHIHHGRDVGVFTFDHGMGYFENCNIHRNRIAGFEVKAYANPTVVRCEIHHGQTGGIYVHEKGRGQFIENKIYANNFAGVWITSNSDPTIRGNAIFNGNQGGVYIFGDGRGLIESNDIYGNALAGIQIRTNSCPIVRHNKIHDGQHGGIYVHEKGQGVIEENEVYSNTLAGVWVTTGSTPVLRKNRIHSGKQVGVYFYDNGHGVLEDNDIYNHMYSGVQIRTGSNPKIRRNKIWGGQNGGILVYNSGLGFIEDNEIFDNAMAGVWIKTDSNPTLRRNKIHDGRDGGICIFNGGRGLLEENDIFRNAQAGVLISTNSHPILRKNRIFDGFAAGIEITNHATATLEGNQIFNNRFGGLFLASGVNVTMKDNKILNNQDAIEKAVSRGQCLYKISSYTSYPMHDFYRCHTCNTTDRNAICVNCIKKCHQGHDVEFIRHDRFFCDCGAGTLSNPCTLAGEPTHDTDTLYDSAPPIESNTLQHN; the protein is encoded by the exons ATGAACTCCGTCAGAGCCACCAACAGGAGACCCAGGCGAGTGTCGAGGCCGCGCCCGGTGCAGCCCGAACGGAACAACGGGGATAGAG ATGAGGaggctcctgcagcagctgcagcagagatggcTATTGAGGAGTCCGGCCCAGGAGCTCAGAACAGTCCCTACCAGCTTCGGCGCAAGACCCTGCTTCCCAAGAGAACCGCTGCTGCCTCTGCCACCGCCTCTGCCTGCCCCAGCAAGGGCCCAATGGAG GGAGCTTCCACTTCATCAACAGAGGCCTTTGGCCATCGAGCCAAGCGGGCACGAGTGTCCGGTAAGAGCCACGACCTGCCAG ccccAGCAGAGCAATATCTGCAGCAGAAGCTTCCAGATGAGGTTGTTTTGAAGATCTTCTCCTACTTACTGGAACAGGACCTCTGTCAGGCAGCTTGTGTTTGCAAAAGATTCAGCCAGCTTGCCAACGACCCCATCCTATG GAAGCGCCTATACATGGAGGTGTTTGAGTACACACGTCCCATGATGCACCCTGAGCCAGGCAGGTTCTACCAAGTCAGCCCAGAGGAGCATGAACACCCAAACCCCTGGAAGGAGAGCTTTCAACAGCTG TACAAAGGTGCTCATGTAAAACCAGGCTTCGCTGAGCATTTCTACAGTAACCCCGGCAGATACAAAGGCAGGGAGAACATGCTG TATTATGACACCATTGAGGATGCGCTGGGTGGAGTACAAGAGGCCCACTTTGACGGTCTAATCTTCGTCCACTCTGGCATCTATACAGACGAGTGGATTTATATAGAGTCCCCCATCACGATGATTGGTGCAG CTCCTGGTAAAGTAGCAGACAAGGTGGTGATAGAGAATACTAGAGACTCGACGTTTGTCTTCATGGAGGGCTCAGAGGATGCCTACGTGGGATACATGACCATCAAG TTTAATCCCGATGATAAGTCAGCGCAGCACCATAACGCCCACCACTGTCTGGAGATCACCGTCAACTGCAGCCCCAACATCGACCACTGCATCATTCGCTCCACGTGCACAG TGGGTTCAGCGGTGTGTGTGAGCGGCCAGGGAGCGTGTCCAACCATCAAACACTGCAACATCAGTGACTGTGAGAACGTTGGACTGTACATTACAGACCACGCACAG GGCATTTATGAAGACAATGAAATCAGCAACAACGCACTAGCAGGAATTTGGGTGAAAAACCACGGCAATCCCATCATTAGACGTAACCACATCCACCATGGACGAGATGTTGGAGTGTTCACCTTCGATCACGGCATG ggttACTTTGAGAACTGCAACATCCATAGAAACCGTATAGCAGGCTTTGAGGTGAAGGCCTACGCCAACCCCACGGTGGTGCGCTGTGAGATCCACCATGGCCAAACAGGAGGCATCTACGTCCACGAGAAGGGGCGGGGGCAGTTTATAGAGAACAAAATCTATGCCAATAACTTCGCTGGTGTGTGGATCACGTCCAACAGTGACCCGACGATACG ggGAAACGCTATATTCAATGGTAACCAAGGAGGGGTGTACATATTTGGAGATGGTCGGGGTTTGATAGAGAGTAATGACATCTATGGTAACGCCTTGGCCGGAATCCAGATCCGAACCAACAGCTGCCCCATTGTACGGCACAACAAGATCCACGATGGGCAACATGGGGGCATCTATGTG CATGAGAAAGGCCAGGGCGTGATCGAGGAGAACGAGGTTTACAGCAACACACTGGCTGGAGTCTGGGTGACCACAGGCAGCACTCCTGTCCTCCGCAAGAACCGCATCCACAGCGGCAAACAG gTTGGCGTGTATTTCTATGACAATGGGCACGGTGTGTTGGAAGACAATGATATCTACAATCACATGTACTCTGGTGTGCAAATAAG GACGGGGAGCAACCCAAAGATCAGGCGCAACAAGATCTGGGGAGGCCAGAATGGAGGGATTTTAGTCTACAACTCAG GGCTGGGCTTCATCGAGGACAACGAGATCTTTGACAACGCCATGGCCGGGGTGTGGATCAAGACGGACAGCAACCCCACACTGAGACGGAATAAGATTCATGACGGCAGAGACGGAGGCATCTGCATCTTCAATGGAGGCAGAG gtctgctggaggagaacgACATCTTCAGGAACGCTCAGGCCGGCGTGCTGATCAGCACCAACAGCCATCCAATACTCCGCAAGAACCGCATTTTTGACGGCTTCGCTGCAG GTATTGAAATCACTAACCACGCCACAGCCACGCTGGAGGGCAACCAGATCTTCAACAATCGCTTCGGAGGCCTGTTTCTGGCGTCCGGCGTCAACGTCACCATGAAAG ATAACAAGATTCTGAATAACCAGGACGCCATTGAAAAGGCAGTGAGCAGAGGACAGTGTCTCTACAAGATCTCCAGCTACACCAGTTACCCCATGCACGACTTCTACAG GTGTCACACTTGTAATACAACAGATAGGAACGCCATCTGTGTAAACTGCATCAAAAAATGCCACCAAGGGCACGATGTAGAGTTTATACGGCACGATCG GTTTTTCTGCGACTGCGGAGCGGGAACGTTGTCCAACCCGTGCACGCTGGCCGGAGAGCCCACACACGACACAGACACTCTGTATGACTCAGCGCCGCCCATCGAGTCCAACACGCTGCAACATAACTGA